The genomic window CGATGACCAGGTCGGCGAAGCTGCCGTTGCCGATCCACTTCTTCTGCCCGTCGAGCACCCACTCGTCGCCCTCCCGGCGGGCGGTCGTCTGGATGCCGCGGGCGACGTCGGAGCCGTGCTCGGGCTCGGTGAGGCCGAAGGCGCCGATGAGGTCCATCCGGCTCATCGCCGGCAGCCAGCGCTCCTTCTGCTCCTCGGAGGCGCACAGGTGCATCGTCCCCATGGCCAGGCCCCCGTGGACGCCCATGAACGTGGCCACCGACGGGTCACCGCGGCCGAGCTCCATCGAGACCATGCCGTCGAACAGGGACGAGCGGCCCGGTGACCCGTGTCCGGAGTACTGCGCGCCGGCGATGCCCAGCTCGGCCAGGCCCGGGATGAGCTGGCGGGGGAACTGGGCCCGCGTCCACCACTCGTTGATGATCGGCTCGACCTGCTCGTCCATGAACGCGCGGACGCGGTGCAGCGTGGCGCGGTCCTGGTCGTCCAGGAGGTGCTCGAGCTCGTAGAAGTCCGAGGTGACGCTGGATCGGTCGGCCATGGAGTGCCTCCTCAGGGGCGGGACCCCGCTGTCCCGTGTGCCCGACCTACCCCGGCTCCCCGGACGCAACCCGCGCCGGCGGCATGCCGGGGAGCCGATCCGGGCAGGGACCAGCGGTTCCGACCGCACACGTCCCCAGGAGGGCCCCGTGCCCCGATCCATCGCCGACCAGACCGAGGACGAGCTCGGCGGGGCCGGCAGCGTGCTGGTGCGCCAGCGCGCGGACCACGTCGAGCTCGACCGGCTGCTGCACGAGCTCGACGGCAGCACCGGCCGCGCGCAGGAGGAGGTGCTCACCCGCATCGACCGGCTGGTGTTCAGCCACGCCTTCGCCGAGGAGACCGTCATCTGGCCGGTCGTCCGGCGGGTGCTCCCCGACGGCGACGACCTGACCCGCCGGATCGAGATCGAGCACCAGGAGGTCAACGAGCTGGTCGCCGCGCTCGAGGAGGGCGGACCCGACTCCCCGGAGCGGCCGGCCCGGCTGGCCCGGCTGGTCGAGGTGCTGCGCGAGGACGTCCGCGACGAGGAGGACGTCCTGTTCCCGCGGCTGCAGGAGCGTCTCGACCCCGCCGAGCTGCGCCGGCTGGGCCGCCGGTGGGAGCTGGTGCGCCGGATCTCGCCGACCCGGGCGCACCCGACGGTGTCCCGCCGCCCGCCGGGCAACGCGCTGTCGGGGCTGCCGCTGTCGGTGCTGGACCGCAGCCGCGACGTCGTCGACTCCCTCGTCCGCCGGGCGCCGGCGCCCCTGGCCCCGGCCGGGGAGGCGCTCAGCCGCGGGCTGGCCACGGCGGCGGCCGTCGTCGAGCGCACCCGGCCGGCCCGCCGCGGCGACGGCCCGCCCACCGCCCGCTGACCACACGGCGAGAGGCCCCCTCCCGATCCCGGCCTGTTCGGCTTTTAGTGTGGGTTTGGGTGCATCCCTGTCCGACCCCCTCGGTACACTCTCCGTGACCGAGGGGGTCGGTCTCTGTCACGGGGGTGTCGATGAGCGAGGTCAGCGGGGTGCCCGCCTGCCCGAAGCCGGAGCACGCCGGCAGCCGGGTGCGCCGTCGCGGGCTCCGTCCGGCGGCGAGTGGGCCGCAGCAGCGGTTCGAGTGCGTGCTGGACGGCGCACACCACTTCTTCACGCGGCCGCTGGACCGGCCGACGGCCCGGCCGAAGCCGCGCCGGGTCCGCTGCCCGGAGGCCGGACACGCGGACGCCCGGGTCGCGGCCCGTGGCACGCGCCGGACGAAGGCGGGCACCTGGGCGCGGTACAGGTGCACCCGCCCGGACGGCTCCGTGCACCACTTCCAGGTCATGGCGCGTGCGGTCGGGAAGACGCTGACCTCGCTGGATGTGCCGCCGGAGTGCCCGGAGCACGAGGACTCGAAGGTGACCCGGCACGGCTCGTTCGGCCGGGGGTCGCGGCGGCGGCAGCGGTACAGGTGCGTGCCTGTGGCCGACGAGGCACACACCTTCGTCCCGCCGCTGTCGCGGGAGACGGTGGAGGTGGGCAGCGACACCTGCGCGACCTGCGACGAGCTGCTGTCGCCGCACAGCGGTGAGCTGACCGGGGCGCGGCACACCCCCTGGTCGCTGAAGGCCGTGGCGAAGGCGCTCAACGACCTGTCGCTGGGGGCGAGCTACGCGAAGGTCTCCCTGGCCATGCGTGAGCATCGCGATCTGGCCGTGCGGCACCTGCACGAGGCGCACGGCATCGACCTGCTCGCCGCGGGCGCGGGCAGCGCGTCAGGGTCGTGGACGAC from Geodermatophilus normandii includes these protein-coding regions:
- a CDS encoding hemerythrin domain-containing protein, with the protein product MPRSIADQTEDELGGAGSVLVRQRADHVELDRLLHELDGSTGRAQEEVLTRIDRLVFSHAFAEETVIWPVVRRVLPDGDDLTRRIEIEHQEVNELVAALEEGGPDSPERPARLARLVEVLREDVRDEEDVLFPRLQERLDPAELRRLGRRWELVRRISPTRAHPTVSRRPPGNALSGLPLSVLDRSRDVVDSLVRRAPAPLAPAGEALSRGLATAAAVVERTRPARRGDGPPTAR